The sequence TTTGGCCCAGGACAGGCTGAAATCGATAACACCCTGATGGTGCCAATCTCAGACGCCACCAAAGGCGAACGTTTGCTGCTGGGCCTGTGCGAAGACAAGAACTATCGCACGATCGTGGCCTCGGCGATGGCGAATGGTCACGTAGTCAACGCCCGCACGGCCATGGATGTCAACCTGGCGAAGCAGCTCAATATCTTGATTAACGATATGGGCCTGCCGCTAGACCGCATTGTCATGGATCCGACCACCGGCGCGTTGGGCTACGGCTTTGAGTACGGCTACTCCGTGATGGAGCGCCTGCGCCTGGCAGCCCTGCAAGGGGATAGCATGACCCAAATGCCCATGTTGGTCACCCCCGGCGAAGAATGCTGGAAGACCAAAGAATCCAAAGTGGGTGATGATGTACCCGCCGAGTGGGGCGACTGGCTGGAACGCGGCATCACCTGGGAAACGCTGACCTCCGTTATGCTTATCGAGTCGGGCGCAGATGTAGTAGTACTGCGCCACCCCGAAAGTGTGCGGCGAACGCATCAGGCGATCAAAGACCTAATGAATGTTGAAGGATAAGGGTTATAAGTTATAGGTTGAAGGTTGCGCGTTTAATTTTCAACCTGCTAACCTTCAACTTTCAACCGTCTGGAGAAATATTATGGCTCTATCAGGAATCCAAATTTATAAATTACTTCCGCAAACCAACTGCAAGGATTGCGAGTTCCCCACTTGCCTCGCCTTTGCAATGAAATTGGCCGCCAAACAAGTTGAGCTTTCGCTGTGCCCGCATGTCAGTGAAGAAGCCGAGGCCCAGCTTTCGGAAGCCTCCGCGCCGCCCGTGCGCCCCTTTGCGCTCAAATCGAATGGCTACGAAGTCAAAGCTGGCAACGAAGTTGTGCTCTTCCGCCACGAAAAAACCTTCTACAGCCATCCGGGGTTGTTCTTGCGAGTGTACGATAGCCAATCGGCTGATGATATTCAGGCCAAAATAAAACCGGCAGATGCTTATAAGGTGGATTATGTTGGCATCAATCTGGAAATGAGCGGCCTGGCCGTTCAGGCGGCTGGCGGCGATTTTGCTGCCGCGGTGAAGGTTGTGCGTGAAGCCAGCCATCGCCCGTTGATCCTCATCGGCGAGCCGGACGCGCTCAAAGCGGGTTTGGCGGTTCTCGATGGGAGCGAAAAGGTGATGCTCTGCCACGCCACCAGCGAAAATTGGGAAGCGATGGCTGCCCTGGCGAAAGAAGCCGATGCCGCCCTCTCCATCGCCGCCGACAATCTGGACGAGATGATTGAACTTTCGAAGAAAATTGTCGATGCAGGCGTGAAAAATATTGTACTTTCGCCTACGCAGCGCGGTTTCCGCGGCACGCTGGTTGCCAATACCACGGCGCGGCGCATGGCGATTAAATCAAGCTTCCGCCCGTTGGGATTCCCGATCATCAACTTCCCCGGTGATGCAGGCGACGCCGCAACAGAGGTTGTTTTGGCTGGACAAGCCATCGGAAAATATGCTGGCTTCATTGTGTTGGATCACTTCACCCCGGAGGCCGTTTACCCCTTGCTGGTGCTGCGCGAAAATCTCTACACCGATCCGCAAAAACCCATCCAGGTGCAGCCTGGCGTCTACGAAATTAACAACCCCGGCCCCGATACGCCGGTGCTGGTGACCACCAATTTCAGCATCACCTACTTTAGCGTTGCCAACGAAGTCGAGAGCGCCGGAGTTCCGGCCTGGCTGCTGGTAACTGAAGCCGAAGGCATGAGCGTGCTGACGGCCTGGGCCGCCGGAAAATTCGACGCCGAAGTGATTGCGAAAGACGTCAAACGCTTCAACGTGGCCGACAAAGTAAGCACCAAAAAGATCGTGTTGCCCGGCCATACGGCTGTGCTTTCCGGTGAACTTGAAGAAGAACTCCCCGATTGGGAAGTCAAAGTTGGCCCGCGTGAGGCCGTAGACCTGCCTGCGTATATGAAACAGGCTGTTTAAAAAATATTATTCACTAGAAGACACGAAGGCACAAAGAAAAACATAGATTAGCCTTTCTTTGTGTCTTTGTCGTAGATTTACACAGTAGTTCAGAAAGAATTTTTACTTGTAAAGCACTAAACTATGGCTGAACACAAAATAACCTTCGACATTGCCAAAGAACCAGTCATCGCCCCCACCGGGATGCTTATTTCTGAAGCCGCGGCGCAGGCAGGCGTTGAAATCAACCAACCCTGCGGTGGGCAAGGCCGCTGTGGACGCTGCGCGGTGCGTGTGGAAACAGGCGCAGTTCGCCGACGCAGTTCGCTGCGGCTCTCTGCCGAAGATGTCGAAAATGGGTATGCCCTGGCCTGCCAGACAGTTGTCGAGGGCGATGTTAGCATTGAGGTGCCGCCGCAAGAGAAAATTGAACGGCGGCTGACCACCGATCGCACCGTAGGCGATGTGGCTGTGCCTGATGGTTATGATCCCCTTAAGGCGCAAACTATTCGCCGTCTGAATCTCACCCTCACGCCCCCCAGCATGGACGACCAGTCTGATGACTGGAGCAGGCTGCAAACCGCCGCCCGCAAGCAATACGGTATTGCGCCTTTGCATGTTTCTTTACATACATTGCGCAATATGGGTACAGTGCTGCGTGAAGGTGATTGGGAAGTCACCGCGGTGGTGAACACCGTTACCTGGGATGATACCGAAACCCCCAACAAATTATTAAGTTTGCGCCCCGGCCACACCCCCGAAGATACCCCACTTTGGGGCGCGGCAGTGGATATTGGCACCACCACCGTTTCGGTTTGGCTGGTGGATTTGCTCACGGGGAAAGTGCGTGCTCAGGTCGCCGAATATAACCAGCAAATTTCGCGCGGCGAAGATGTAATTTCACGCATCATTGTCGCCGGAAAAGAAGGCGGCGGTGAAAAGATGCGTGATCTGGTGGTGGGCACCATCAATGATCTAATTGAACGCGCCTGTAAACGCGTCAAGACCGAACCCCGAGAGATTATGAAAGCCACCATTGCCGGGAATAGCACCATGATTCACCTGTTGCTGGGTATTCCGGCGGTCAGTATTCGCCTGTCGCCCTTTGTCACAGGGGTTAATCACATCCCCGCGTTGAAAGCCGCGGATGTGGGGATCAACACGCACCCGCGCGCCGTCGTCGATTGCCTGCCCGGTGTAGCCAGCTACGTCGGCGCCGACATCAGCGCTGGTGTGCTTTCCTCGGGGATGGACGATGCCGAAGAAGTGTTGCTCTTTTTGGATGTTGGCACCAATGGAGAAACGGTATTCGGCTCCAAAGATTGGCTGGTCACTTGCGCTTGCTCGGCGGGGCCTGCCTTTGAGGGGGCTGGCGTACTCCACGGGATGCGCGCCACCAAAGGTGCTATCGAAGAAATTTGGGTAAATGGCGATACGTATGATCCATCTTTCCGCGTGATTGGCGGGGTAAAACCCACCGGTCTGTGTGGCAGTGGCCTGATCGCCCTGTTGGCCGAGATGTTCCTCACCGGTGTCGTCGACAAAGGTGGCAGTATCAACACCAAATTGGATTCGCCACGCGTGCGCAAAGGCGATCATGGCAGCGAATATGTGATTGCCTGGGCCAGCGAAAGCGCCATTGATGAAGACATCGTCATCACTAATGTGGATATCGACAATCTCTTGCGCGCCAAAGCCGCCATCTACGCCGGGTTTAGTGTGCTGGCCGATAGCGTCGGCATCCCCTTGGATATGGCCGCAAAAGTTCTCATCGGTGGTTCATTTGGCAAATATATTAACGTGGAAAAAGCCGTCGAAATTGGGCTGCTCCCCGATGTCCCCTGGGATCGTTTTGACTTTTTAGGCAATACCTCAGTGCGCGGCGCTTATCTGGCGCTGATTGACCATACAATGCGCCGCCGCATCACCGATATAGCAGCCCGCATGACCTATATCGAACTTTCTGCCGACAACTCGTTCTACGATGCCTTTATGTCGGCCCTATTCCTGCCGCATACCGATATGAGTCTGTTCCCAACGATTGCGAAGGCGATGGAACGCTCTTAATCTATATTTACATATTTACACCACAAAGGCACAAAGAGCAAAAAGCTTTTCTTTGTGGCTACAAAGCCGACCTTTGTGTTCTTCGTGTCTCGTGGTGACTACCAACCTGTAACCTTAAATTTGCAACTTTCAACCCAAAAGGAAGGTTTTTATGTACATAATCGGCGAAAATATCCACATCATTTCCCCAGCGGTCAAAGAGGCGCTGAAGAACCGCGATCGCGAATATTTCAAGGAAGCGGCGCTGAAGCAAGTGGAGGCTGGCGCCCAGTGTGTGGACCTCAACCTAGGGCCGCGCAAAAAAGATTGGGAAGAAGTTTTCCCCTGGATGGTTGAAACCGTGGAAACTGTGGTGGATGTGCCCCTGTGCATTGATACCACCAATGTCAACGGCATGGAAGCCGCCCTTAAGAAAATTACCAAAGCCCAGCCGATTCTAAACTCCACCTCCGCAGAGCCGGAACGTCTCGAAAAAGTGCCCGCATTGGCGAAGAAATACAATGCTCAAATGATCGCCCTGACGATGCTAAAAAGCGGCATCCCCGTGGGCGCTGATGAGCGCGTAACCATTGCCCTCGAGCATCTCATCCCGCGCTGCCTGGAACTGGATTTCCCAATTGGCGATTTGATTATTGATCCATTGGTGCTGACGGTCTCCGGCTGCCAGGAATACTGCCCGGAGCTGATCGAAGCTGTGCGCACGATTCAGTTTGCTTGGGACCCTCCCCCAAAGATTTCGGTTGGACTCTCGAATGTCTCCAACGCGGTGCCGCACAAAAACCGACCGTTAATCAACAGCGTGTACTGTGCCATGGTGATGGGTGCCGGTTTACAGATGATGATCGCCAACCCACTGGAGAAAGAGTTGATGGATGTCATCCGCATTGTGGAGACTCGCGATGAGAGCACCCCATTGGCGAAACTATACCTCACCATTAATGATCGGGTTGCCAATATGGAATATCCCACCATTGACGATGTAGATACGAGTGATCCCGAGCAAATGGCTGTCTGGAAGACAGTACAAATTTTGCTCAATCAGGTTATCTACGCCGATTCGTATCTGGAGCAATAGGCCATCAGGCTTCGCGGTTAAATTTCTTCTGTTCATTTGTAAAGAAACCACAGATGAACGCAGATACCCTAAAGGGCACGCGTAAATGCTGATTATTTGCTTTTTGTACCGCGTGAATCTGTGTTTATCTGTGGTTTAGTTTTCTCTTTTTGGTGGCACCCACCCCCGAGCGAGTCCTGAAAACCATAATCGTGGATATTGTCGTCATCTTTGGTGTAGTCCATCACTTAGCGGGCGAGACATGCTCTTATACGATTCTATTTGTCTGAAAATTGCGCTAAAATCTGGCCGTAGAACAGGAGTATCCCATGAATGAGTTGCGAATCGATGCGTTATTGCCGACCGAGATCGCCAGGCGGGCAGAGTATATTGGTGTTCGCAAGACCGAAATCAGCACCATGCGAATATTTGCATTGGCGTTATTGGCGGGGGCTTTTATTGCTATGGGCGCGGTCTTTCAGACAACCGTGGCAACCGGTACAGAGGGACAATTTCCCTATGGTGTGACAAAATTATTGGTGGGTTTGGTTTTTAGCCTGGGGTTGGTTTTGGTGGTGATTGGTGGCGCAGAGTTGTTTGCAGGCAGCAATCTGATTGTCATGGCCTGGGCCAGCGGCAAAATCAGCGCCAAAGCGCTGCTGCGCAACTGGCTGATCGTTTATTTAGGAAATTTTGTTGGCGCTGTCAGCACAGCCTTACTGGTTTTTTTGAGTAAGCAGTATATTTTTAGCGATGGTGGGGTAGGGATTACCGCACTGAACATCGCAAACAGCAAGGTTGAGCTAGAATTTATCCCCGCGCTGGTTTTAGGCATTTTATGTAACGCTTTGGTATGTTTGGCGGTGTGGCTTACTTTTAGTGCGCGCAGCGTAATTGACAAGATCGCAGCCATTATATTTCCGATCTCTGCGTTTGTTGCCGCAGGGTTCGAGCATAGTGTAGCTAATATGTATTTTGTACCAATGGGGCTGTTTATCAAGAACCTTGATCCTGCATTTTATTACAGCACGGGCCTGGCCCTGCCAAATCTGACCTGGGGCGCATTTTTTATAAAGAATCTATTACCTGTCACGATTGGCAATATCATTGGCGGCTCTCTATTTGTAGCAGGCATCTATTGGGTAATTTTCTTGCGCGAAATCGAATAAAATCGAGCTTGAAAGGAGAAAATCATGAAGGCATATGTTTTGATTTCTGTCCGCACAGGCGATTTGCATGCTGTGGTGCGTCACCTGCGCAGCGTTGACGGGGTTGTGGAAGCCAGCATGACCTTTGGCCCTTATGACGCTGTTGCCACGGTTGAAGCCGAAAGCGTTGAGAGCATCGGCAAAATTCTCTACTCACAAATTCAACCCATTCCGGGCATTCTCGAAACCCTGACCTGCTTGGCCGTTAATATGGAATAGCTATTCGGAGCCGTTGCGCAGGCTGATATAATTTGAAAAACGATGAAGACCCTCAAGGTCTTTGATGGAACTACACCTATGAGCGACAAAAAAGTCTGGTTATTGGGGGAACCGCTTCTCGAAGATGCTGCGCCAAACCCGTTAGCAGAGCGGGCGGATGAAATGCGTGCCGAATTGCAGAATATGAACCCGGAGCGGGTTGCCTTGCGAACGGGCGCCATCTACACCCCCGCGGGAGATACGCGCGGGGCGTTCAAGTTGACTCTGTGGGATAAAGAAGTCTTGTTCGCCTTTCCAGCGTTTTCAGCCACAGATGCCCACAATGGCGCAGAACTCAACCCTTTCGACCAGACCATGCTGCTGTACTATTTCCATCTTTCCGATGGCACGCCGCAATCGGGTACCTGGATTGCATTTACCGAGTTGCCAGATGGAAAATTTTACACGCAGGCTTTTCAGGGATACACTGGTCAGGCATTGACACAGGCATTTGGTAACGACACCGATGCGTTTTCGCAAGCTGCGGAGCAATTGAATGGTCGGCGTGAATTTTTTGGCAATCTGGCGTATTCGTTTCAGGTATTGCCGCGCTTGTCGCTAATGGTGGCCTGCTGGCTGGGCGATGAAGATTTTCCCGCTTCGTATCGCGTTTTATTTGATGCCTCCGCCGGGCATCATCTCACTACCGATGCTTGCGCGATTTTGGGCAGCCAGTTAACGCAAATGCTGATAAAAGCAAGGTGAAGATTTTTAATCGTACATCAATTTGAACGCGGATTACGCGTATATGATGGGTTTAAACGGATAAACAAAAAATATCCGCAAAAATCTGCCTAATTCGCGTAATCCGCGTTCTATTCAGGAAGTAGGAGCAACAATGAAATTAGCTATTAGTGGTAAAGGCGGGGTGGGCAAAACTACGCTCACCGCGCTATTAGCTCAAGCCTATGCCGCTGTCGGCCGCGAAGTTTTAGCTGTAGATGCTGATCCATCCCCATGTCTGGCGGGAGCATTGGGTTTTCCCGAAGAAAAACTGGCGAAACTAAAGCCCATCGCTGAGATGGATAAACTCATCGAAGAGCGCACGGGTGCAAAACCGGGCACAACCGGCGGGTTCTTCACCCTTAACCCGCGCGTGGATGATATTCCGGAGCGCTTTAGCGTGCTGCACCGCGGTGTGCGCTTGCTGGAGATGGGTTCAGTCGATTTGGGTGGTTCGGGATGTATTTGCCCGGAGGCCGCCATGCTCAAGACACTCTTCACACATTTGCTTTTCCGCGACGAAGATGTGTTATTTATGGATATGTATGCCGGTGTAGAACATCTCGGGCGTGCCACGGTGGATTTTGTGGATGCGATGATTGTGGTCGTTGAACCGACGCGTCGCAGCATTGGCACCGCGCGCCAGATTAAGAAACTTGCCAATGATATTGGGCTGCAACGTCTCTGGCTTGTCGGGAACAAGGTCCGCAACCCGGATGAAGAAAATTTCCTTCGAGCAGAATCACCCGGAATTCCAGTTTTGGGCTTCTTGCCTGCCGATATGGGTGTTCAAGAAGCGGATCGGCTGGGAATCCCGGTTTATGACCACGTACCCACTTTAAAGGTATCTGCCGAAAAAATGGCACAAATTCTTGCAAAAGAGATCAGCAATAGGAGTAAGGCATGACCATCACAATTGCATTAGCTGGAAAAGGCGGCGTAGGAAAAACCACGATTGCCGGAATGGTGATTAAGTATCTGGCAGAAAACCAACCCGGCGCGGTTTTGGCTATTGATGCTGATCCCAGCAGTAATTTGAATATGGTGTTGGGGCTGGATTTAGACTGGACGGTAGGTGATATTCGTGAAGATATGCTTTCTCAGGTACGCCAATCGCTAACTCAAACGGGTGCGGCAATGGGCGCGCTGCCCGGCGGGATTACTAAAGCCGAGCATCTGGATTATGAGATTCGTTCTTCGTTGGCTGAAGGCGATAAATTTGATCTGATTGCGATGGGGCGCGGCGAAGGGCCGGGCTGCTATTGCGCTGTCAATCATAATATGCGTGAGGTTATCGATGCAATTGGTGGCGGCTACCAGTTTGTGGTCATCGATAATGAAGCCGGAATGGAACATCTCAGCCGCCGTACTACGCGGGATGTGGATCATTTATTGGTTGTCAGTGATCCAACGCAGCGCGGCATTGTGACCGCCGAACGCATCGCAGAAATGCGCGCTGAGTTAGATGTGAATGTCACCAACGCCTATTTAATTGTGAATCGCCTGATGGGTGAAGTTCCTGCTCCCTTGCAGGCACGCATCGACAAAATGAGTATCCCTCTTCTGGGCACGATTCCTGCCAACGAAGAATTAACAGAATTTGAATTCTCAGGTCGTCCGCTGGTCGAGTTGGGCGGTCAATCGCCCGTGTATCAGGCGATTGCCGCGATGATGGAACAAATGTTGGCATAAATGTAAGCGTCAAAAAAAGCCTGAACACGCGTCATTCTGAACGGAGCGCAGCGGAGTGAAGAATTCCTGAACCGGAATGTTGAAAAACGCCTATGCGAGTGATGAATCAAGCCGCTTTGAAGGGCTTCGCTCGCTACGCTCGGAATGACCACGATGGTTTCGCTGTTCAAGCTACTATTGACCCATACATAATGTTGGCATACAGCAAGAAAAATGTGCAGGGCAGAGGACTAATTTTATTGCGTGCACAAAATTTGAGATGAATTGTGCTGATCTATGGAAGTTTGGGCACAAGCTAAATCTCTGAGGAAACCAGCAAGCCACGAATTTTCTCCTGGCTTCCTTATAAGACCAGCATAAGATTTATTGTTCAAGGCAATCTTGACTGCTACAAAATTGGAGATTATTGGTATGTCGAAAGAACTTGCTACTTTAGGTGGGGGTTGTTTTTGGTGTCTTGAACCGCTTTTCGCTGAATTGCGCGGCGTAGACGCGGTGACATCTGGCTATTCGGGCGGAGCGGCTAATGCCAGCTACGAAGAAGTTTGCTCTGGAAGCACGGGTCACGCCGAAGTGGTGCAGATTGCCTTTGATCCGCAGATGATTGGCTTTGATGATTTATTGCGCGTATTTTTCACCGTGCATGATCCGACCACGCCCAACCGCCAGGGCGCCGATGTAGGCACGCAATATCGCTCGGCGGTTTTCTATCACAGTGAAGCGCAACGCGAAATTACAGAACAGGTGATGGCGGAAATTGAAGCGCAAAAAATTTGGCCTGCTCCACTGGTGACCGAATTAACCCCCTTTGATGAGTTTTTTCCGGCGGAAGCGTACCATCAAGATTATTATGCGCGCAATCCTAACCAGGGCTATTGTCGGGTGGTGATTGCCCCCAAGGTGGCGAAATTTCGCAAACTGTATGCAGAACAATTGAAAGTATAAATTCGTCGTGTTTTACACTTTTTAGGTTCTTTGGGAATCGCCGGGCAACCCTGGCGATTCCTTTTTTATATCAATCTGGGCGGCGGAGCGCCTGATCGATAGTTTGGGTTGGGGCAGATGCAAAATAAGGATCGGCACGAATGACAAAACGCACAAAGGCCGTATAATCGGCTGCGCCGTTGCTGCGTGGGGCATACTCAAAGATGGTTTGCTTCTGCGCTGGGGCTTCGGCCAGTTTGACATTATTGCGAATCGGCGGGGCAATTTTTTCGCCAAACATGCGCTGCAATTTATCAAGAATCTGGCGGTCTTTACGCAAATGTCCGGTATAAACCGTTGGCAGAATACCCGTCAGTTGAATACTATGATTAGGAATACGGCTGACCGCTTTGAGCGTGCCGATAACTTGCTGCGTGCCCAGCACCGAGAAATGACTCATCGTCATGGGGATAATCAACTCGTTAACGTAGAGCAACCCGTTTTCGCTAATCAGTGTGATGGAGGGGGGAAAGTCGACGATAATGTAGGAGTAGTTATCATCAGCGTTACGCAGTTTATCGGAGAGCACGCGGCGGGCCACGCGCAAATTGCCCAGTTCCCAGAGTTCGCGCTCAGCTTTGACGAGCGAGCGGTCGCTGGGGATGATGTCGAGGTTGTGGCGTGCCGGGTAGATGCAGGCCGATGGTTCCACCTGCCCGCGTAGTAACTCAGAGAGGGAAGCGTTATACTTCACGCCAAGATGGACGGCTGTATTTCCCTGGGGGTCCAGGTCAACACATAACACGCGCGCCCCGCGCTGAGCGAGTCCCGCTGCTAGGTTCACAACGGTGGTTGTCTTTCCGGTTCCGCCCTTGTAATTCAAAATTCCAATCACCCGGTTGATGCGTTCATCCATACTCGCCTCACTTCAATTGCTATTTTTACTCGCCTGCTATTGATTATAATCTATGTAAATTCAGGCATCCGAAATTTACAGCGTGTGATGTAAAATCGCGGATGTTTCTATTATGAAAAGGACCTTTTATGAACGTCATCATTGATATTGCGATTGTGCCCATCGGGGTTGGGGTTTCGCTCTCGAAATATGTGGCGGCCTGCGAGCGGGTGCTGCTCGAGGCCGGGCTGCAACCCCAACTGCATGCCAACGGTACCAATGTGGAGGGTGAATGGGAGGTCGTTTTTGCCGCCCTCAGACGCTGCCACGAAACCCTGCACAGCATGGGTGCGCCGCGGGTTTCTACCAATCTGCGTCTGGGCACGCGCAACGACCGTTTGCAGCGCATGGCAGAAAAAATCGCCAGCGTTGAAGAAAAACTCGCCGAAGAAAGGACATAAGCATGAATATGAGCGCACGCGCAGAAGCCATTCGCCGGGCAAAAGAATATCTGGCGCAGCAACCTGTTTTTCTGGATACCGAAACCACCGGCATTGGCCCGAATGCTGAAATTGTGGAGATCAGCGTTGTGGATTTTGATGGCACTGTATTAGTGGATACGCTGGTCAAGCCGCGTGGGGCAATCGAATTGGGCGCGCAGCGCGTCCACGGAATTACAGCGGAGATGCTGGACTCGGCTCCGGGGTGGGATGTGGTATGGCCTGAAGTGAAAATTGCCCTCGCGGAGCGCGCAGTTGGCATCTTCAACGCCGATTTCGACACTCGTATGATGCAGCAATCGCACCAACTCAACCGAATGCAATGGCAGCAGCCGAAAGGGGAGTATTTTTGCGTCATGCGCCTATATGCGCAGTTCTACGGGCAGTGGAATTCCCGACGGGGGTCGTATCGCTGGCAAAGCCTGGAGAATGCCCGCGCTCAATGTCGCCTGCAAACCCCCAACAGCCACCGCGCTTTGGATGATACGCGTCTGGCGCGTGAAGTGCTGCTCTATATGGCCGCCGCACGGGCCTGACCTTGATGATATAATCACCAAAATATCATCATAAGGTTTTCGCCGTCGCGAATGAGAAATTCGAAAAATAGGGGGTATAGGGCGCTACGCGCCCTATACCCCCTATTTTTCGGCAGTTATTTAGGGCGTGTTGAAAACACCAGGAAGATAATTCTTTACTACACACGAAAGGATAAACCAATGCAATGGAAACAACCCCCGGCAATGGAAATTGACGCCGAAAAAAACTACCAGCTCGCCATGCAAACCAGCCGCGGCCTGATCGAGATTGAATTGTATGCTCAACACGCCCCGAAGACGGTGAATAACTTTGTCTTCCTTGCCCGCCAGGGATTTTACGATGGCATCAAATTCCATCGCGTGATC comes from Chloroflexota bacterium and encodes:
- a CDS encoding AAA family ATPase, translating into MDERINRVIGILNYKGGTGKTTTVVNLAAGLAQRGARVLCVDLDPQGNTAVHLGVKYNASLSELLRGQVEPSACIYPARHNLDIIPSDRSLVKAERELWELGNLRVARRVLSDKLRNADDNYSYIIVDFPPSITLISENGLLYVNELIIPMTMSHFSVLGTQQVIGTLKAVSRIPNHSIQLTGILPTVYTGHLRKDRQILDKLQRMFGEKIAPPIRNNVKLAEAPAQKQTIFEYAPRSNGAADYTAFVRFVIRADPYFASAPTQTIDQALRRPD
- a CDS encoding MTH1187 family thiamine-binding protein, which produces MNVIIDIAIVPIGVGVSLSKYVAACERVLLEAGLQPQLHANGTNVEGEWEVVFAALRRCHETLHSMGAPRVSTNLRLGTRNDRLQRMAEKIASVEEKLAEERT
- a CDS encoding 3'-5' exonuclease, with protein sequence MNMSARAEAIRRAKEYLAQQPVFLDTETTGIGPNAEIVEISVVDFDGTVLVDTLVKPRGAIELGAQRVHGITAEMLDSAPGWDVVWPEVKIALAERAVGIFNADFDTRMMQQSHQLNRMQWQQPKGEYFCVMRLYAQFYGQWNSRRGSYRWQSLENARAQCRLQTPNSHRALDDTRLAREVLLYMAAARA